In Streptomyces sp. ML-6, the genomic stretch CAGTCTCGCGGAGTACGACGCCATGACCGCCGCCGAGGGCGAGGACGGCCCGTACGCGCCGATCGTCTTCCAGCACCGTTTCGGCTCGGGCGCCGAGCACGCCAAGGCCCTCATCGCCTCCGGTGAGCTGGGGGCGCCGCTGGTCGCCCACTGCCAGACCACCTGGTACCGGGACGACGCCTACTACGCGGTCCCCTGGCGCGGGAAGTGGGCCACCGAGGGCGCCGGTCCCGCCATGGGACTGGGCATCCACCAGATCGACCTGCTGCTCGAACTGCTCGGCGACTGGGCGGAGATCCGGGCCATGGCCGCCCGGCTGGCCCGTGACGTGGAGACCGACGACGTCACCACCGCCACCGTGCGCTTCGCCTCCGGCGCCCTGGCCACCGTGGTCAACAGCGCCCTCTCACCGCGTCAGTCGAGCCATCTGCGGATCGACCTGCGCGACGCCACGATCGAGCTGAACCACCTCTACGGGTACGGAAACGACGACTGGACCTACACCCCGGCCCCCGGCGTCGATCCGGACCGGGTGGCCCGCTGGACCTCCCCGGCGAAGGACGTGCCCAGCTCGCACGACGCCCAGCTCCGCTCGCTCCTGACCGACATGCGGGCGGGCCGGCGGCCCCGGGCGAGCGCCGGGGACGGCCGCCGGTCCCTGGAGCTGATCACCGCGATGTACAAGGCGGCGCTCACCGGCCGCACGGTCCGGGCCGGCGAGATCGTCCCCGGCGACCCCTTCCACACGGTGCTGCACGGCTCCGTCCCCGGCTGGGCACCGCAAGGGGCCGGGCGATGACCGGACGCGTGGAACGGGCCCTGCTGCTCACCTTCGACGACCGGCACGTGCGCGAGTGGGCCGCCGTCGCACCGCTGTTCGCCTCGTACGGGGCACGGGTCACCTTCTTCGTCTGCGAGCCCGACCGGCTCGACCGGGACGAGGTGCGGCTGCTGCGCCGGCTCGCGGACGACGGCCACAGCATCGGCTGCCACGGCCTGCGGCACGAACGCGCACCCGAGTTCGTCGCCGCCCACGGACCGGCCGCCTATCTCGACCGGGAGGTGGTGCCCGCCCTGGAGCGGCTGCGCCGCCTCGGCTTTCCGGCCCGGAGCTTCGCCTATCCGTGCAGTGCCCGGGACGAGGACACCGACCGGCTGCTCCTCACCCTCTTCGAGCGGCTGCGCGGCGGGGTGCCCGTCGGCCGTCGCGCCGATCCGGCCCTCGCGGACGAACTGCGCGTACCGGCCCGCGACCTCACCGCCCGGCGGGTCCTGCCGGGCTGCTCGGTGGACAGCGGGCGCGGTGCCGTCGCGTACGGGGACGACCTGGGCGGTGTCGAGGCAGCGCTGCGCCGGACCGCCGACGAGGGCGGTGTGAGCACCCTCTACGCCCACTGCGTCGCCGACGCCCATCCCGCCAACCACGTGACCCCGGCCCGGCTGGAGGCTCTGCTGTCCCTGGCCGCCGGGCTGTCGCTGCCCTGCGTGGGCTTCGACGAGCTCCCGTGAACCACTCCCCCGTCGCACCACTCCGCCGCTCACCACCTCGTTGATCACCACGCGTCCGATCACCCCGATCAGCACGCCTTCGATCACCCCACCTCCGATCCAGAGGGGCCCTTCCCACCCATGCATGACGACCGCACACTGACCGAGGAACGGCTCGACCGCGTCCTGCGCGAGCGCATCCGCCCCGCCGTCCACCCCCGTACGGTTCCGCTGGCGTTCGAAGTCTGGCACGCCCCCGGCGAACCGGTGCCCTTCGCCGAGGCGGTGGCCGCGCCCTACGAGCCCGGTGCCGTCGGCGACCCCTGGGGGCCGGCCTGGGGCACCAGCTGGTTCCGGGTGACCGGCCGGGTGCCGGAGGACTGGGCCGGGGAGGCCGTCGAGGCGGTGATCGACCTGGGGTTCGCCAAGGACCGGCCCGGCTTCTCCGCGGAGGCGCTGGCCCACCGGCCGGACGGCAGTGTGGTCAAGGCGCTCAACCCGCGCAACACCTGGCTGCGGATCGGTGAACGGGTGGCGGGCGGCGAGGAGTTCACGTACCTGCTCGAGGCCGCCGCCAATCCGGAGATCCTGGGCGGGGCCGGTGCGCTGGGCGACCGGGAGACCGCGGGGAGCGAACCGCTGTACCGCGTCGGGCGGATGGACGTCGCGGTCTTCGACCGGGAGGTGTGGGAGCTGGTCCAGGACCTGGAGGTGCTCGACCAGCTGATGCGGCAGCTGCCGCTGGGCTCGGCGCGCCGCTGGGAGATCCTGCGTGCGGTGGAGGACTGTCTGGACGCGCTGGACCTGGACGACGTGGGGGCGAGCGCGCCCGCCGGCCGGGAGCGGCTGCGGGGCGTGCTGGCCTCCCCCGCGCACGCCTCGGCGCACCGGTTGTCGGCGGTGGGTCACGCGCACATCGACTCGGCGTGGCTGTGGCCGCTGCGGGAGACGGTGCGCAAGGTGGCCCGCACCACCTCCAACGTGGTGGCGCTGATGGACGACCATCCGGAGTTCGTCTTCGCGATGTCGCAGGCGCAGCAGCTGGACTGGCTGCGGGAGCACCGGCCGGAGCTGTACGCGCGGGTCAAGGAGAAGGCCGCGGCCGGGCAGTTCGTGCCGGTGGGCGGGATGTGGGTGGAGTCGGACACCAACATGCCCGGCTCGGAGGCGCTGGCCCGGCAGTTCGTGTACGGCAAGCGGTTCTTCCTGGAGGAGTTCGGGGTCGAGACCGAGGAGGTGTGGCTGCCCGACTCGTTCGGGTACTCGGCGGCGCTGCCGCAGCTGGTGGCGCTCTCCGGTTCGCGCTGGTTCCTGACCCAGAAGATCTCGTGGAACACGACCAATCCGTTCCCGCACCACTCCTTCCTGTGGGAGGGGCTGGACGGCACCCGGGTGTTCACGCACTTCCCGCCGGTCGACACCTATGTGGCCGAGCTGTCCGGTCAGGAACTCGCGCACGCCGAGGCGAACTTCCGGGACAAGGGCCGTGCGACGCGCTCGCTCGTCCCGTTCGGCTGGGGGGACGGGGGCGGCGGCCCCACCCGCGAGATGCTGGCGCGCGCCGGGCGGCTGGCGGATCTGGAGGGCTCGCCCCGGGTGACGATCGAGAAGCCGGCGGACTTCTTCGCCGCCGCCGAGGCGGAGTACGAGCGGCCGCCGGTGTGGCTGGGCGAGCTGTACCTGGAGCTGCACCGCGGCACGTACACCTCGCAGGCGCGGACCAAGCAGGGCAACCGGCGCAGCGAGCACCTGTTGCGGGAGGCGGAGCTGTGGGCGGCGACCGCGGCGGTGCGGGCCGGGTTCCGCTATCCGTACGAGGAGCTGGACCGGATCTGGAAGAGCGTGCTGCTGCACCAGTTCCACGACATCCTGCCGGGTTCGTCCATCGCCTGGGTGCACCGTGAGGCGGAGGCGGCGTACGCCCGGATCGCCGAGGAGCTCGAAGCGGTGATCGACGCCGCGCAGCGGGCGCTGGCCGGGGCTCCGCGGAACGGCGGCACGGTCGTCTTCAACTCCGCTCCGCACGAGCGGGACGGGGTGGCCGCGGGAGGTGCGGTGCCCGCGCCGGACCGGCGGGAGGCGCCGGTGGAGGTGACGGCGCACGGCTCCGGTTTCCGGCTGGACAACGGGCTGTTGCGGGTGACCGTGGACGCGCGGGGTCTCGTGGTCTCGGTCGTCGATCTGGTGACCGGGCGGGAGACGGTCGCGCCGGGCGGTGCGGCCAACCTGCTCCAGGTCCACCCGGACCTGCCCAACCACTGGGACGCCTGGGACGTCGATGCCTTCTACCGCAACACGGTGACCGATCTGACCGGGGCCGACTCGGTGCGGCTCAGTGGTGACGGCGTCGAGGTGGTGCGCAGCTTCGGGGCGTCCCGGGTCACCCAGCTGCTGACGCTGCGGCCGGGGGCCCGGCGGCTGGACATCGACACCGAGGTCGACTGGCACGAGCGGGAGAAGTTCCTCAAGGCGGCGTTCCCGATCGACGTGCGGGCCGACCACTCCACGGCGGAGACCCAGTTCGGGCACGTCCGACGGCCGACGCACACCAACACCAGCTGGGAGGCGGCCAAGTTCGAGATCTGCGCGCACCGCTTCCTGCACGTGGGCGAGCCGGGCTGGGGCGCGGCGCTGGTCAACGACTCGACGTACGGGCACGACGTGACCCGTACGGTCCGCGAGGACGGCTCCACCACGACCACGGTGCGGCTGTCGTTGCTGCGGGCGCCCCGCTACCCGGACCCGGAGACCGATCAGGGGGTGCACCGGCTGCGGTACGCGCTGCTGCCGGGGGCGACGGTCGGCGACGCGGTCCGTGAGGGCTGGCGGTTCGCCCTGCCCGAGCGCCGGGTGCCGGGCAGCGCCGCGGTGGCGCCGCTGGTCTCGGTGGACGACGACGCGGTGGTGGTGACGGCGGTGAAGCTCGCGGACGACGGCGGCGGGGACGTGGTGGTCCGGCTCCACGAGGCGCACGGCGGGCGGGTCTCGGCGCGGCTTACGGCGGGCTTCGCGCTGGCCGGGGCGAGCGTCACGGACCTGCTGGAGCGTCCGCTCGCCGACGGGACGGCCGTCGAGGTGACGGGTGACGTGGTGCGGCTGGCGCTGCGGCCGTTCCAGATCGTGACGCTGCGGCTGACGCCGGACGGCAGGCCCTGAGCCGCGTACGGGGTGGGTGCGTTTCGCCGCGGGCCTGCCCCGTACCCTCTTTTCCATGAACGCTGGGGGGCCTGTGCGCCGTGTGATCGACGACCGTTTCGAACTGGTGAACAGGCTCGGCAGTGGCGGCATGGGCATGGTGTGGCGGGCCCGTGACCTGGCCCTGCACCGCGATGTGGCGCTCAAGGAGGTGCGGCCCCCGGACCCGGCGCTCGCCGAGAACGACCCGGAGTCGGCGAGGCTGCTGCGCGAGCGGGTGCTGCGCGAGGCCCGCGCGCTGGCCCGGCTCGACCACCCGGGCGTCGTCACCGTCCACCACATCGTGGACGGCGGCGTCGGGACGTACCCGTGGATCGTGATGGAGCTGGTGCCCGGCGCCTCCCTCGCGGAGCGGCTGGCCGAGGGCGCCCTCTCCCCGGTGGAGGCCGCCGGACTGGGGCGCGGGGTGCTGTCCGCGCTGCGCGCCGCCCATGCCGCCGGAATCCTCCACCGGGACGTCAAGCCGGCCAACGTGCTGCTGCGGACGGACGGCAGCCCGGTGCTCACGGACTTCGGCATCGCGGCGATCCGGGAGTCCACGAGCCTGACGGCGACCGGTTCGATCATCGGCTCCCCCGACTACATGGCGCCCGAGCGCATCCGGGGCGACGAGGACGACCCGTCCTCCGACCTGTGGTCGCTCGGCATGATGCTGTACGTCGCCGTGGAGGGCCGGCACCCGCTGCGCAAGGCCACCACGCTGGCGACGCTCGCGGCCGTGCTCGACGAGGAGATCCCGCCGCCCCGGCAGGCCGGTCCGCTGGCCCCGGTGCTGGAGGCGGTGCTGGCCCGGGACCCGGCGACCCGGCCCGGGGCCGACGAGCTGGACCGGATGCTGGCGGCGGTGGGCACGTCCGCGGCGACGCCGCCCCGGCAGGAGCCCGGCGCCCCGCAGGACGCCGGGCCGCCGCGCCCGCAGCCGTCGTTCACCCTGCAGGACTCGGTGCCCTCGGGCGGCCCCACCGCGGTGCTGTCCGCCCCTCCCGGACCGTCCCCGGTGCCCGGCGCGGGGAGCGGCACGCCCGTGCCCGCCCCGCCCGGGCCGCTGAGGGCGGGGGAGGCGCGCCGCCGGGTCCGACGGGGCCGCGCCGTCGCGGTCACCACCGCTCTCGCCGGGACGGCCCTGACCGGGGCCCTGGTGTGGTCGCTGCTGCCCGACGCGGACGACCGGGCCGCCGACCGCTCCCCGTCCGCCTCGGCCGGGGCCACCCGCGGTTCCTCCGCCGCCGGCGACGCGGCGGGACAAGCGGCGGGCACGACGGGAACGAAGGAGACGGCGGGGGCCACGGAGCCGGAGGAGACGGCTCCGGAACAGCCGGAGAACCTGCTGACGCCCGAGGGGGTGCGTTCCGTCATCGCCGCGCTGGAACCGGTGATGGGCGGCACCCGGATCACCTCGTTCACGCTGTATGAGGAGCACGCCAGCGTCGAGGCCCCGCTCAGGAACAACAAGAAGCTGTACGACGTCTACGCCTACCGGGACGGCAGGGCCACCCGTGAACGGGCCGGCGGCACCCTCATGTCGGGCGCCAGGTCCGTGGACCTGGAGAAGTTCGACTGGGACGTCCTGCCGGGGCTGATACGCCGGGCGGACAAGGAACTCGGCGTCGCCGAACCCACCAGCCACTACGTGGACATCGACCCGGCGTCCCCGTTCGACGACTACCAGCCGACGATCAGTGTCTACGTCTCGGACGAGTACGGCGGCGCCTACCTGCGGGCCGACGTCAACGGCAAGGTGCTCAGGAAGTACCCGCGCGACAGCTGAACCCGCGGCGGCCCGGCCCCGACGGGCCCTCAGCCGAGCACCCGGATCAGCACCACCGGCACGGCCGCGAGCGCCACGCCCGCCGCCAGGGTCCGGGAGCCGGCCGGAAAGGCGCCGCCCGGACTCCTCACCTCGTCCGTGGGCGGGGTGAGGACGTGCGCGCGGGCCAGCCACTCGCGCGGCGGGGCGTCGGGGAGGACGACCCGCCAGGGCTGCTCCGGGTCGTACTCGACGACCGCCCTGGACTTGTGCAGCAGTCCCTGGAGGTCGAGGGGGTGGCGGACCTCGACCCGGTACGGGGGCAGGCCGTCGGCCACCACGGTCAGGTCGAAGACGAACACCGAGTTCGCCGCCCGCCCGTCGACAACCGCGCGGCCGTCGGCCCGGTCGACGGCCTTCACACCGTTGACCACGGCGGGCGCGAAGGCGCGCGGGCCGCCGGCCCGCAGCCCGGGGGCGGCCACGCCCGAGGCCGCGCTCTCGGCGACCTTGCCGAACGCCGTCAGGACCAGGGCCGCCACGGGGAGCGCGAGGAACAGCAGCCAGCGGGGGCCGTCCACGGCGCCCTCGACCACCGCGGTGAGGACGAGTGCGGTGCCGAGCGCGGACACCACGCCGAAGAAACCGAAGAACCGGCGCGGGGAGGAGGGGGAGGAGTTCGGCGTGATCATGTGAGACGCAGCAGCTTCCGGCGGGGAAGGACGACCCGGGTGCGGTCCGGGTCGGCGGGACGGTCGGTGTCGTACAGGGCGAGGACGTCCCGCTTGAGGGCGATGCGTTCCACGACGGCCGGGACCTCGTGGCGCCCTCCGTCCTCGTCCTCGAACACCACGGTGACCTCACCGTACTTGCGGCCCACCGACCGCCAGCCCTCCAGCACCGCGGGGGCCGTGCGGCAGCGGCGGGAGAACCGGCGCAGCCCGCCGGTGCGCCGCAGGCTGACGGCCGCGCCCCACCAGGCGGCGAGGCAGCCCGCGCCCGCGACGGACCACAGGAAGGTGAGCCAGGTGGAGACGGAGAAGTCACCGATCGGGAAAAGGATGTGGAAGCTGGTGACGGTGTCCCGCTCGACCAGGCCCTCCGCCAGCGCGTCGTACCAGCCGGCCACGGCCGCGACGGCACAGAGCGCGATCATCGCGCCCGGGGCCGCCCGGTGCAGGTACCGGGCACTGAGCAGGCCGAGTGCGGCGGCGAAGGCGATCCCGAGCATCGGGGACATCGCCGCGAGCTGGTCACTGGCACATTCCCCGGTCAGGTCGCAGGACCACTTCACCCCCACCGCCTCGTGGCTGGAGATGTACCACATCGTCCAGACCTGCCATGTCATCAGCGCGCACGCGATGACGCGCATCGCCTGCGCGTAGACCCTGTGTCGCACCGTCCGCCCTCGTCCTTGCCGTTCGCGGGGTTGTGGATCACCCCGGTGGACCATATACGTGCTGTCCACACCTTGTCCGTGACGCACGCCACCCGGGCGGACGGCGGGTCAGACCGCCCCGGCCAGCGCCTTCGGCACCCAGCGGAGCTGGACGGCCTCCTGGAACATGGCACCGCCCTCGTGCCCGTTGAACGGGTAGACCTCGATCGCCTTCTCCCCCGGGTACGCGTTGTGGGCGGCGAAGACCGTGGAGGGCGGGCAGGTCCGGTCCATCAGTGCGACGGAGAAGAGCGCGGGGGCGCGGCCCCGGACGGCGAAGGACACCCCGTCGAAGTACGACAGGGTGCGCAGGGCGGTCCCCTCCTTGCCCCGGTGCATCCTGAGGTAGCGGACGATCTCGGCGTACGGGTCGGCGTCGGTCAGGGTGACGGCCCGTCGGAAGTGGCAGAGGAAGGGGACGTCGACGGCGATCGCGGCCAGGTCGGGGACGAGCGCGCCGACGGCGAGGGTGATGCCGCCGCCCTGGCTGCCGCCGAGGACGACGGTGCGGGCGGGGTCGGCGAGGGGGTGGGAGCGGGCCGCTTCGACGGCGCGCACGGCGTCGGCGTGGACCCGGCGGTAGTAGTAGGTCTCCGGGTCCTCGATGCCCCGGGTCATGAAGCCCGGGTGGGAGGGGCCGGAGCCGACCGGATCCGGGGTGTCGCCGGCGTTGCCGCCGCTGCCCTGGCCGCGTACGTCCATGACGAAGTGGGCGAAGCCGGCCAGCGGCCACATGCCCCAGCAGTGCGGGAGGCTGCGGCCGCCGTTGTAGCCGTGGAACTGGACGACGAGCGGCAGCGGTCCCTCGGCGTGCGCGGGGGCGTTGAACCAGCCCTTGACCGGGTGGCCGCCGAAGCCGGCGAACGTGACGTCCCAGGTGCGCATGCCGGTCAGTCCGGTCTCGACGGGTTCGAAGGCGACCGCGGGGTCGTGGGCGCGGGTCTCGGCCAGGGTCTTCGCCCAGAAGGCGTCGAAGTCCTCCGGTTCGTCGATCCGCGGCCGGTAGTCGCGGAGTTCGTGGAGCGGCAGGTCGAACAGGGCCATGGGGGCGTTCTCCTCGCGGCGGGGCCGGGCGTGGTGCGGGGTGGCGCGGCGGGGCCGGGCGCTGTCAGGTGCGCCCGGCCCCGCCTGTTCGGGGGAGGGATCAGTCGGTCAGCTGGACGGCCCGCAGGCCGGCGGCGCTCTTGGAGTTGTTGGCGATGGAGCCGCCCCACTCCGTCCAGCCGCGCGCCCGGCCGTCGTCGTCACTGTCGTTGACGACGACGCCGAGTCCGATGGATTCGGTGGGTTTGCCGGCGAGGCCGAGCGAGGCCCACGGCACCGTCACGGTGTAGTGGGTGGTGGTGCCGTCCCGGGTGATCCGCGCGGTGGCGCCCGGCGTGGGGCCGGCGGACTGGCCGGCCGGTGCCCGCCAGGTGTGCACCTGCGCCCTGCCGCCCACGAGCGAGGCGCCGACCTCGACGTACTGCTTGCTGCGGCCCGGCGCCCGGGGGGTGACGGCGAACTGGATGCTGTCGCCCTGCCACATGTTCTCGGCGGTGGTGGCGGGCTGGGCCAGGGCGTTGTCCGTGATCGCGCCCTTGAGCACGAGCCCGGCGTCGGTGTACTGGGGTCGGACGGTGCCGGACAGGTCGGCCGCGCCGTTGTAGCCGCTCCTGTAGTTCACGGTGCCGTGGCCGATGATGTCGATCGGTGCGGTGGTGTCGGTACCGGCCGGCTGGACGGCGCCCCAGCCGTTCCAGGTGCCCACGGCGGTCCTGGTGCCGTCGGGGGTGGTGAGGTGGGCGGCCGTCCAGTAGCGCTTCCACTGCTTCACGTTGCGCGCGTCCACGGTGTACGAGGTGCTGGAGTCGGCTCCGACCCTGATCGGTCCGTCGATGGTGCCCCGGTCCAGGTAGGCGTTGCCCTCGTTCACCTGCCATTCCAGCTTGGTGAGTTCGAGCGGGCCGCGGACGCGGTTGTTGGTGACGGTGATCTTCATCGCCGCGGCGAACGGGGCCGCCTTTCTGACCACCGGGTCGAAGGTGACCTGGGTCGGGGGCAGCACCTCGGTGTCGGCGGTGAGCCGGGCGAGGTTCAGCGGTCCGAGGCCGACCGTGCCGCTGACCGTGCGCGGGCCGGTGAGGGCCGAGGTGGGCAGTTCCACCTTCTGGCGGACGACCTCGCCGGGCTTTGCGGTCACCCGGTACTTCTTCCCGGCGATCCGGAAGTCGTAGCGCACCGGCAGCGGGGTACGGCCCTTGGTGCCGTCCACCCGGAGTTCCGCGTCGACGGTCTCCTCGGTGTTGGAGTGCTGCGGCAGCCCGAGGGAGAACACCGGGCCGGTCACGGCCTC encodes the following:
- a CDS encoding Gfo/Idh/MocA family oxidoreductase, producing MTPLRVLLVGAGNIARAVHMPAFLRLPTDFAVLGAVDADPAAARSFATDFSLPHHSTDLAASLREVRPDLVVIASPPVVHREQVVAALAAGAWVWCEKPPALSLAEYDAMTAAEGEDGPYAPIVFQHRFGSGAEHAKALIASGELGAPLVAHCQTTWYRDDAYYAVPWRGKWATEGAGPAMGLGIHQIDLLLELLGDWAEIRAMAARLARDVETDDVTTATVRFASGALATVVNSALSPRQSSHLRIDLRDATIELNHLYGYGNDDWTYTPAPGVDPDRVARWTSPAKDVPSSHDAQLRSLLTDMRAGRRPRASAGDGRRSLELITAMYKAALTGRTVRAGEIVPGDPFHTVLHGSVPGWAPQGAGR
- a CDS encoding polysaccharide deacetylase family protein — protein: MTGRVERALLLTFDDRHVREWAAVAPLFASYGARVTFFVCEPDRLDRDEVRLLRRLADDGHSIGCHGLRHERAPEFVAAHGPAAYLDREVVPALERLRRLGFPARSFAYPCSARDEDTDRLLLTLFERLRGGVPVGRRADPALADELRVPARDLTARRVLPGCSVDSGRGAVAYGDDLGGVEAALRRTADEGGVSTLYAHCVADAHPANHVTPARLEALLSLAAGLSLPCVGFDELP
- a CDS encoding glycoside hydrolase family 38 C-terminal domain-containing protein, whose product is MHDDRTLTEERLDRVLRERIRPAVHPRTVPLAFEVWHAPGEPVPFAEAVAAPYEPGAVGDPWGPAWGTSWFRVTGRVPEDWAGEAVEAVIDLGFAKDRPGFSAEALAHRPDGSVVKALNPRNTWLRIGERVAGGEEFTYLLEAAANPEILGGAGALGDRETAGSEPLYRVGRMDVAVFDREVWELVQDLEVLDQLMRQLPLGSARRWEILRAVEDCLDALDLDDVGASAPAGRERLRGVLASPAHASAHRLSAVGHAHIDSAWLWPLRETVRKVARTTSNVVALMDDHPEFVFAMSQAQQLDWLREHRPELYARVKEKAAAGQFVPVGGMWVESDTNMPGSEALARQFVYGKRFFLEEFGVETEEVWLPDSFGYSAALPQLVALSGSRWFLTQKISWNTTNPFPHHSFLWEGLDGTRVFTHFPPVDTYVAELSGQELAHAEANFRDKGRATRSLVPFGWGDGGGGPTREMLARAGRLADLEGSPRVTIEKPADFFAAAEAEYERPPVWLGELYLELHRGTYTSQARTKQGNRRSEHLLREAELWAATAAVRAGFRYPYEELDRIWKSVLLHQFHDILPGSSIAWVHREAEAAYARIAEELEAVIDAAQRALAGAPRNGGTVVFNSAPHERDGVAAGGAVPAPDRREAPVEVTAHGSGFRLDNGLLRVTVDARGLVVSVVDLVTGRETVAPGGAANLLQVHPDLPNHWDAWDVDAFYRNTVTDLTGADSVRLSGDGVEVVRSFGASRVTQLLTLRPGARRLDIDTEVDWHEREKFLKAAFPIDVRADHSTAETQFGHVRRPTHTNTSWEAAKFEICAHRFLHVGEPGWGAALVNDSTYGHDVTRTVREDGSTTTTVRLSLLRAPRYPDPETDQGVHRLRYALLPGATVGDAVREGWRFALPERRVPGSAAVAPLVSVDDDAVVVTAVKLADDGGGDVVVRLHEAHGGRVSARLTAGFALAGASVTDLLERPLADGTAVEVTGDVVRLALRPFQIVTLRLTPDGRP
- a CDS encoding serine/threonine-protein kinase; translation: MNAGGPVRRVIDDRFELVNRLGSGGMGMVWRARDLALHRDVALKEVRPPDPALAENDPESARLLRERVLREARALARLDHPGVVTVHHIVDGGVGTYPWIVMELVPGASLAERLAEGALSPVEAAGLGRGVLSALRAAHAAGILHRDVKPANVLLRTDGSPVLTDFGIAAIRESTSLTATGSIIGSPDYMAPERIRGDEDDPSSDLWSLGMMLYVAVEGRHPLRKATTLATLAAVLDEEIPPPRQAGPLAPVLEAVLARDPATRPGADELDRMLAAVGTSAATPPRQEPGAPQDAGPPRPQPSFTLQDSVPSGGPTAVLSAPPGPSPVPGAGSGTPVPAPPGPLRAGEARRRVRRGRAVAVTTALAGTALTGALVWSLLPDADDRAADRSPSASAGATRGSSAAGDAAGQAAGTTGTKETAGATEPEETAPEQPENLLTPEGVRSVIAALEPVMGGTRITSFTLYEEHASVEAPLRNNKKLYDVYAYRDGRATRERAGGTLMSGARSVDLEKFDWDVLPGLIRRADKELGVAEPTSHYVDIDPASPFDDYQPTISVYVSDEYGGAYLRADVNGKVLRKYPRDS
- a CDS encoding alpha/beta fold hydrolase; amino-acid sequence: MALFDLPLHELRDYRPRIDEPEDFDAFWAKTLAETRAHDPAVAFEPVETGLTGMRTWDVTFAGFGGHPVKGWFNAPAHAEGPLPLVVQFHGYNGGRSLPHCWGMWPLAGFAHFVMDVRGQGSGGNAGDTPDPVGSGPSHPGFMTRGIEDPETYYYRRVHADAVRAVEAARSHPLADPARTVVLGGSQGGGITLAVGALVPDLAAIAVDVPFLCHFRRAVTLTDADPYAEIVRYLRMHRGKEGTALRTLSYFDGVSFAVRGRAPALFSVALMDRTCPPSTVFAAHNAYPGEKAIEVYPFNGHEGGAMFQEAVQLRWVPKALAGAV